One window of the Cuculus canorus isolate bCucCan1 unplaced genomic scaffold, bCucCan1.pri subtelo1, whole genome shotgun sequence genome contains the following:
- the LOC104067600 gene encoding olfactory receptor 14J1 — MSNSSSTTQFLLLAFADRRELQLLHFWLFLGIYLAALLGNGLIITTIICEHHLHTPMYFFLLNLSILDLGSISTTVTKSMANSLWDTRTISYMGCVAQVFFLFFLISAEYSLLTVMSYDRYVAICKPLHYETLLGSRACIHMAAAAWGAGFLNGLLHMANTFSLPLCQGNAVDQFFCEIPHILKLSCSHSYMREVGLLVVTVLAGLAFFVFIVVSYVQIFRSVLRIPSEQGRHKAFSTCLPHLAVVSLFLSTGTFAYLKPPSISSPSLDLVVAVLYSVVPPALNPVIYSLRNQQLKDAVWKLISGCVSEEINCSSCSA, encoded by the coding sequence atgtccaacagcagctccaccaCCCAGTTCCTgctcctggcattcgcagacagacgggagctgcagctcttgcacttctggctcttcctgggcatctacctggctgccctcctgggcaatggcctcatcatcaccaccatcatctGTGAACACCACCTCCACActcccatgtacttcttcctcctcaacctctctattcttgacctgggatccatctccaccactgtcaCCAAATCCATGGCCAATTCCCTTTGGGACACGAGGACTATCTCCTACATGGGATGTGTTGCCCaagtcttctttttatttttcttgatttcagcAGAATATTCTCTTCTCACCGTTATGTCCTATGAtcgctacgttgccatctgcaaacccctgcactacgagaccctcctgggcagcagagcttgtatccacatggcagcagctgcctggggcgctgggtttctcaaCGGTCTACTGCACATggccaatacattttctctgcccctgtgccagggcaatgctgtggaccagttcttctgtgaaatccctcacatcctcaagctctcctgctctcaCTCCTACATGAGGGAAGTTGGGCTTCTTGTGGTCACTGTCTTAGCAGGActggcattttttgttttcattgtggtatcctatgtgcagatcttcaggtcagtgctgaggatcccctctgagcagggacggcacaaagccttttccacgtgcctccctcacctggctgtgGTCTCCCTGTTTCTCAGCACTGGAACatttgcctacctgaagcccccctccatctcctccccatccctggacctTGTAGTGGCAGTTCTATACTCAGTTGTGCCTCCAGCATTGAACCCCgtcatctacagcttgaggaaccagcaactcaaggatgcagtgtggaaactgatatCTGGATGTGtctctgaagaaataaattgctCTTCATGCTCTGCATAG